A single genomic interval of Desulfobotulus pelophilus harbors:
- a CDS encoding universal stress protein has translation MYHSIKKVLYATDLSETARDAMRYAVSLTGRYGAEMSSLHVIPDIYEEMTLSTGIDMDLYFGIDRWRSLTNERLAGAKDAVLERIRETCLELKGEVGDCLASCESVMVKVGHPVKTIIDTAVEGGYDVVVMGTRGHSKFEDLLLGSTANGVIRRCPVPVLVVRLEPPV, from the coding sequence ATGTACCATTCCATTAAAAAAGTTCTTTATGCCACAGATCTTTCGGAAACAGCCCGGGATGCCATGCGCTATGCTGTGAGTCTTACGGGCCGATACGGCGCAGAAATGTCAAGTCTCCATGTCATACCGGATATCTACGAGGAAATGACACTTTCTACCGGTATTGATATGGATCTCTATTTTGGTATTGACAGGTGGCGGTCCCTGACCAATGAGCGTCTTGCTGGTGCAAAGGATGCGGTTCTGGAACGCATCCGGGAAACCTGCCTGGAGCTGAAGGGCGAAGTGGGTGACTGTCTGGCTTCATGCGAGAGTGTGATGGTAAAGGTTGGTCATCCCGTCAAAACCATCATTGATACGGCCGTTGAAGGAGGCTATGATGTTGTGGTTATGGGGACCCGGGGGCACAGCAAGTTTGAGGACCTGCTTCTCGGCAGTACGGCCAACGGAGTTATTCGTCGTTGCCCTGTTCCTGTTCTCGTTGTCAGGCTTGAGCCGCCGGTGTAG